In Zalophus californianus isolate mZalCal1 chromosome 17, mZalCal1.pri.v2, whole genome shotgun sequence, one DNA window encodes the following:
- the LOC113935865 gene encoding L-lactate dehydrogenase B chain-like produces the protein MATLKEKLIAPVAEETTIPNDKITVVGVGQVGMACAISILGKSLAGELALVDVLEDKLKGEMMDLQHGSLFLQTPKIVADKVDILTYVTWKLSGLPKHRVIGSGCNLDSARFRYFMAEKLGIHPSSCHGWILGEHGNSSVAVWSGVNVAGVSLQELNPEMGTDNDSENWKEVCKIVVESAYEVIKLKGYTSWATGLSVADLTESMLKNLSRIHPVSTMVKGMYGIENKVFLSLPCILNARGLTSVINQKLKDDGVAQLKKSADTLWDIQKDLKDL, from the coding sequence ATGGCAACTCTTAAGGAAAAACTGATTGCACCAGTTGCAGAAGAGACAACCATCCCAAACGATAAGATCACTGTAGTTGGTGTTGGACAAGTTGGTATGGCGTGTGCCATCAGCATTCTGGGAAAGTCTCTGGCTGGTGAACTTGCCCTTGTGGATGTTTTAGAAGATAAACTCAAAGGAGAAATGATGGATCTACAACATGGGAGCTTATTTCTTCAGACACCTAAAATTGTGGCAGATAAAGTGGATATTCTCACATATGTTACCTGGAAACTAAGTGGACTACCCAAGCACCGTGTAATTGGAAGTGGGTGTAATCTGGATTCTGCTAGATTTCgctattttatggctgaaaaacTTGGCATTCATCCCAGCAGCTGCCATGGATGGATTTTGGGAGAACATGGCAATTCAAGTGTGGCTGTGTGGAGTGGAGTGAATGTGGCAGGCGTTTCTCTTCAGGAACTGAATCCAGAAATGGGAACAGACAACGACAGTGAAAATTGGAAGGAAGTGTGTAAGATAGTAGTGGAAAGTGCCTACGAAGTCATCAAGCTAAAAGGATATACCAGCTGGGCTACTGGATTAAGTGTGGCTGATCTCACTGAATCCATGTTGAAAAATCTATCCAGGATTCATCCAGTGTCAACAATGGTGAAGGGGATGTATGGCATTGAGAACAAAGTCTTCCTGAGCCTTCCGTGTATCCTGAACGCTCGGGGCTTAACCAGTGTGATCAACCAGAAGCTGAAGGATGATGGGGTTGCCCAGCTCAAGAAAAGTGCAGATACCTTGTGGGACATCCAGAAAGACCTAAAAGATCTGTGA